The genomic region CAGCCATGCTTCAGCACCCTGAGGAATTCTGCTGTAGTAATAAATACTCTTGTCGAATTGCTCATGCTCATAATGAATCCGAGCCAGCGACAAAAATGCCATGTGACGCAGGCTAACATCTTGGAACGTGCCGGTGGAAGGATGCAAAAGAGCAACCAAGGAGCGATAGGTCTCAACTGCTTTCTGATCCTCGCCTACCAAGTAAAAGAGTAGCGCCGTTAGATAAATAGAACGTGGATAAAATTCACTCTGGGGCGAGACCCGCTCAATCAGGTGATGCGAATAAGAAACAGCTTCGGCCAGGGATTCAGGAGCACGTGCTCGGAATGGGTCACTCGTAACCTTGCTGCCGGTTGGTTGACCAGCGCTTCCAAACTCCATGACATCGTCGTTAACTTCGGCGGGCGCACTGCCATTGAAATCAAAAATCACTTCACCGTCCGGCGCAGCGGAGCCCTTAAACTCTAGTACAGGGCCACCTGCATCCCCTGATGCATCACCAGAAAATTCCAGCTCACCCTCTTCATCTTGCTCTGTTACGGGACCTTGAGTTCCGCTGTTTTGAAAGGCGTCGATTTTTTCATAACGCCGTGCCTCAAAAAAGAAATGCTTCGCCAAGAGGTAATGGTACTCATCCCGATAAGCTTCCGGGAATTGCATATTACGAAACCGAGCGAGCTCTCTTAAAATGGGCTCCTGCTCTGAACTCACACGGCTTAAACGAAACAACCACTCAACGGATTTTTGAAAACGCCGATGGCTCGGACCTTGATGGATGATGAACTTGAACCGTTGAAAAGCCTCACCATAGAGCCCCGCCTTGTAGAGGGCTTTTGCAAGCTGGTATTCACTCTCGGGGTGAAACGCGCTTAAAGACGGTGTTGACGTTATTCTAAAAAACTCGTCTGCCGCTTTTCCATAATCTGTTGCCGCCATATGAGAGAGGGCTTGCTCGAACGCAAAACGATTCTTTTGGTTCCCGGCCACGGATGCAGATTCATCCTCATCTGCGCTACCAAAATCCAGCACTTCAAGCTCCAGGGTCGCTTCCTCAGAAACCGAAGCGGTATCCTTTTTCACGGTCGGTCTGGGAGCCAATTTCTTTGGAGCGACCTTATTCGGCGTCTCAAGCTCGAGTATAAGTCCGGGTGCTTCTTTTTTCGCCGGCGAATCCTTTTGCTTTTTCCCATCCGCCTCTGGTGCAACTAAGTCTTGAGCGGGGAGCGTAATAACCACTTCTTTGGTTTTAACTCTCTTCTTTGCCTTAGCTTTTTTTCGATTTTTCTTTTTTCGGTTCTTCTTTTTGGAACGACGTTTCGTACGGCGCTTTTTCTTTTTCTTCTTTGGTTTTTCAACCGATGTCTCTTGCTCCGAATCGGCTTGCGGCGCATTGGCGACAGCGATGCCACTGCTAAACGGTCCAAGCAAGAAAGCACAGACCGTCAGCCACAACACCCATTGCAGGAGTGAATACCGTTGCATTCCAACCATCACGACTCATCGCCTCCAAGCATAAAGGATGCTCCCACACCCACACTCAGAAAATACTCCCAACCGGATCCTACCTCGATGTCGGTCATCCGTTGGAGTTTCATCACACGCTCACGAATCTCAACACTAAGCACAAACCAATCGGCCACTCGATAACGTTGGCCGACGGCTGCCGTAATCAAAGGGCTGACTTGCCCCTGCGCATCGCCAATTACTCCGCCGCCCAGTTTTAAGTGAGCGTCGAAATGGACAAACAACTTCGATAAAAAAGACCATTTCCCGTAGACCGGTGCCCAAATGATTTCACCAAATCCTTCAAACGCTGGTCTGTTCACTGCCGGATCGGGAACATTTCCCGGAGAGGACACAGGGCCGCGCTTAAGAGAGAGCCAGTAATCTCCACGCAGCCCCACACTGAACGATTCCGCAAAATGATAGCCAACCGCGATACCCACTGGCGCGTGGTAATAAAAGGGGTCGTCAACGGCAGTATCGGCCCAAAGGGTAAGCTCGATTCGGTCCTTCTTTTCAAAGAGTCTGCCGCTTACAGTTGGAATTTGGGCCAGGCGATTTACCGGTTTATTATCAGATTCTGATGCTGCGTTCGCTTGGAAACCCGGCAGAGCCGTGGCGAGCATCAAAGTGCACAAAAGCAAACCCCGCATTATAGACTCCGGTATTCAAATGAAGGGGGAATAAAAAGTCCGAAGCCAATTCGAAACATCAACTGATTACGAATACTGGAACGTGTTTGCGAGAGAAACTGGTGTTCGTCAAAATAGAGTAGATCGCGTAACTCAAAACGCACGGTTAGAAAATCGGCCACGACAAAGTGCTGGCCCAAACTTGCAGTGATAGCTGGCCTCAATTGGTCGGCTGAGGTCGCTACAACTCCGCCGCCAAGCCCACCATAAATGTCGAAATAACCTATCAAAGAATCAAAGAGACTAAACTTACCATCGACTGGTAACCAATAAAGGGTCAGCCATGTGCCCCATTTCGGAGATGCATAATCCGCGGACGTTGAGAGCAAACCTCGCCGAACGTATTCCACTCCCGAGCGGTCTATTTGGCTTAAGAAATATTCCCCAGAAACGCCGATACCGAGAGTCTCTAAGGGATAGAAAGTCAGTTCTCCACCAGTACTGAAATGGTGATAATAGGCATCATTTAAACTGCCAGCGATGTGGCCTGAAAGTTCAACCCG from Deltaproteobacteria bacterium harbors:
- a CDS encoding outer membrane beta-barrel domain-containing protein; the protein is MRGLLLCTLMLATALPGFQANAASESDNKPVNRLAQIPTVSGRLFEKKDRIELTLWADTAVDDPFYYHAPVGIAVGYHFAESFSVGLRGDYWLSLKRGPVSSPGNVPDPAVNRPAFEGFGEIIWAPVYGKWSFLSKLFVHFDAHLKLGGGVIGDAQGQVSPLITAAVGQRYRVADWFVLSVEIRERVMKLQRMTDIEVGSGWEYFLSVGVGASFMLGGDES
- a CDS encoding outer membrane beta-barrel domain-containing protein yields the protein MIFVLGLVMSPGHAAANPNVSKDKTEATGPRVFDRIHAVPKKRMLKKLRVELSGHIAGSLNDAYYHHFSTGGELTFYPLETLGIGVSGEYFLSQIDRSGVEYVRRGLLSTSADYASPKWGTWLTLYWLPVDGKFSLFDSLIGYFDIYGGLGGGVVATSADQLRPAITASLGQHFVVADFLTVRFELRDLLYFDEHQFLSQTRSSIRNQLMFRIGFGLFIPPSFEYRSL